One window from the genome of Halostella litorea encodes:
- a CDS encoding UvrD-helicase domain-containing protein yields the protein MTRSDTAVTRLFGGPGSGKTTALLDRVEGILEDEDVEMRDVLVVSYTRAAAAEVRERLAERLDANPRSLKGNVCTMHAKAYELLDLSRSDVVGEDDKQEFCEEYGVEFEDEYGGAGRRTARSTTIGNKIIATSQWLQRTNRDVADWYDVPFQWDDETVRLPPDVDDRAQEGNKYTPTWPSDDDRIDVPETIRAWRNYKGEHDLTGFADMLERVQQRSLQPSVDYLVIDEFQDITQLQYEVYEEWKPHLERVLIAGDDDQVVYAWQGADPQLLLEEGGEDVILDTSYRLPSKILHTVQQEVGHIETRQEKNLSPRTEGGTVEAVESPSMLDLVRNVRRTINTDDGSLMLLFRARYQMFRFIDEFITEGVPFQCLTDQRMWTDRLDQYVTAVERVDEGKDVTGLQARRLADMLQESAFGTNDRDDLFDHIDDREEAADTDDLAEITIDSEVIGDHVPFMPAPTAASDMVRKVTSFQKKSMKAYFASGEYADMDRDRVRVGTIHSAKGREADHVFVGTDLTEKVVEQMAATVEDPTAVPGCEEFTKTTSPVPTLTDNERRVFYVGMSRARERLVLLENLVDGAPTLPVDVLLHNEPTETDIEQLIDEAKEPLEAQ from the coding sequence ATGACTCGGAGCGACACGGCCGTGACCCGACTGTTCGGCGGTCCGGGAAGCGGGAAAACGACCGCCCTCCTCGACCGTGTCGAGGGCATTCTCGAGGACGAGGACGTCGAGATGCGTGACGTGCTCGTCGTCTCCTACACGCGCGCCGCCGCCGCGGAGGTCCGCGAGCGGCTGGCCGAACGGCTCGACGCCAACCCCCGGTCGCTGAAGGGGAACGTCTGTACGATGCACGCGAAGGCGTACGAGCTGCTCGACCTCTCCCGGAGCGACGTCGTCGGCGAGGACGACAAACAGGAGTTCTGCGAGGAGTACGGCGTCGAGTTCGAGGACGAGTACGGCGGCGCCGGCCGCCGCACCGCCCGCTCGACGACGATCGGCAACAAGATCATCGCCACCAGCCAGTGGCTCCAGCGGACGAACCGCGACGTCGCCGACTGGTACGACGTCCCCTTCCAGTGGGACGACGAGACGGTTCGCCTGCCGCCAGATGTCGACGACCGCGCACAGGAGGGCAACAAGTACACGCCCACCTGGCCCAGCGACGACGACCGGATCGACGTCCCCGAGACGATCCGCGCCTGGCGCAACTACAAGGGCGAACACGACCTCACCGGCTTCGCCGACATGCTCGAACGCGTCCAGCAGCGGTCGCTCCAGCCCAGCGTCGACTACCTCGTCATCGACGAGTTCCAGGACATCACGCAGCTCCAGTACGAGGTGTACGAGGAGTGGAAGCCCCACCTGGAGCGGGTCCTCATCGCGGGCGACGACGACCAGGTCGTGTACGCCTGGCAGGGCGCGGACCCTCAGCTTCTGCTGGAGGAGGGCGGCGAGGACGTGATCCTCGACACCTCCTACCGGCTGCCCTCGAAGATCCTCCACACCGTCCAGCAGGAGGTCGGCCACATCGAGACGCGCCAGGAGAAGAACCTCTCGCCCCGGACCGAGGGCGGCACCGTCGAGGCCGTCGAGAGCCCGTCGATGCTCGACCTCGTGCGGAACGTCCGGCGGACGATAAACACGGACGACGGCTCGCTGATGCTCCTGTTTCGGGCGCGCTACCAGATGTTCCGGTTCATCGACGAGTTCATCACCGAGGGCGTCCCGTTCCAGTGTCTCACCGACCAGCGGATGTGGACCGACCGCCTCGACCAGTACGTCACCGCCGTCGAGCGGGTCGACGAGGGGAAGGACGTCACCGGGCTGCAGGCCCGCCGGCTCGCCGACATGCTCCAGGAGTCGGCCTTCGGCACGAACGACCGCGACGACCTGTTCGACCACATCGACGACCGCGAGGAGGCCGCCGACACGGACGACCTCGCGGAGATCACCATCGACTCCGAGGTCATCGGCGACCACGTGCCGTTCATGCCTGCCCCGACCGCCGCCTCGGACATGGTCCGGAAGGTCACCAGCTTCCAGAAAAAGAGCATGAAGGCGTACTTCGCCTCCGGCGAGTACGCGGACATGGACCGGGACCGCGTTCGCGTCGGCACGATCCACAGCGCGAAGGGCCGCGAGGCCGACCACGTGTTCGTCGGGACCGACCTCACCGAGAAGGTCGTCGAGCAGATGGCCGCGACCGTCGAGGACCCGACCGCGGTCCCCGGCTGCGAGGAGTTTACCAAGACGACCAGCCCCGTCCCGACGCTGACCGACAACGAGCGACGCGTGTTCTACGTCGGGATGAGCCGCGCCCGCGAGCGGCTCGTCCTGCTGGAGAACCTCGTCGACGGCGCGCCGACCCTGCCCGTCGACGTGTTGCTCCACAACGAGCCCACCGAGACGGACATCGAGCAGCTCATCGACGAGGCGAAGGAGCCCCTCGAGGCCCAGTAA
- a CDS encoding DUF7563 family protein, whose protein sequence is MPECQNCGAFVTEAYARVFTPRGVDDPRVCPDCKDKIRDGSEVREARSPRNT, encoded by the coding sequence ATGCCGGAATGTCAGAACTGCGGGGCGTTCGTCACGGAAGCGTACGCACGAGTGTTCACGCCGCGCGGCGTCGACGACCCCCGCGTCTGCCCGGACTGCAAGGACAAGATACGCGACGGAAGCGAGGTACGCGAGGCCCGGTCCCCGCGCAACACCTGA
- a CDS encoding HVO_0416 family zinc finger protein — protein MASAPDDSGDDVFDQFLSQRGHETERVDWETSYNKKQCPECGGVHDEAATECSVCGWGPEP, from the coding sequence ATGGCATCAGCACCCGACGACTCCGGCGACGACGTGTTCGACCAGTTCCTCTCGCAGCGGGGCCACGAGACCGAGCGAGTGGACTGGGAGACATCGTACAACAAGAAGCAGTGTCCGGAGTGCGGCGGAGTGCACGACGAGGCCGCGACCGAGTGCTCGGTCTGCGGGTGGGGCCCGGAGCCGTAA
- a CDS encoding rhodanese-like domain-containing protein, translating to MVEEITPAELQEKLAAGEDVEVVDIRQKRAYERGHIPGAENVPFAEFTTAVAEREWGDEVVVACPVGQSSVQAGRLLESHESVDEGTTVASLAGGYQEWDGELEDA from the coding sequence ATGGTCGAGGAGATCACCCCGGCGGAACTGCAGGAGAAACTGGCCGCGGGCGAGGACGTGGAGGTCGTGGATATCCGCCAGAAGCGGGCGTACGAGCGGGGCCACATCCCGGGCGCGGAGAACGTGCCGTTCGCGGAGTTCACGACGGCCGTCGCCGAGCGCGAGTGGGGCGACGAGGTCGTCGTCGCCTGCCCGGTCGGGCAGAGTTCGGTGCAGGCCGGCCGGCTGCTGGAGTCACACGAGAGCGTCGACGAGGGAACCACCGTCGCGTCGCTTGCCGGCGGCTACCAGGAGTGGGACGGCGAACTGGAGGACGCCTGA
- the ubaA gene encoding SAMP-activating enzyme E1, giving the protein MTDLNLDATQLDRYSRHVIMDEVGPEGQKRLLDASVLVVGAGGLGSPVIQYLAAAGVGRLGIADDDAVERSNLQRQVVHGDADVGRPKVDSAVDFVERLNPDVEAVPHETRVSADNVADLVDGYDVVVDASDNFATRYLVNDHCTLAGVPFSHGAIYRFEGQVTTFPGGEESPCYRCLFPEAPPAGTVPDCATTGVLGVLPGTVGCIQATETVKLVLGAGETLDERVLMYDAMDMSFEEVPLRKNPNCPVCGDDPAIESVHDVEYAETCAISAD; this is encoded by the coding sequence ATGACCGACCTGAACCTGGACGCGACGCAGCTCGACCGCTACTCCCGGCACGTCATCATGGACGAGGTCGGGCCGGAAGGGCAAAAGCGGCTCCTGGACGCGTCCGTGCTGGTCGTCGGCGCGGGGGGGCTTGGCTCGCCGGTCATCCAGTACCTCGCGGCGGCGGGCGTCGGCCGCCTCGGGATCGCCGACGACGACGCCGTCGAGCGGAGCAACCTCCAGCGGCAGGTCGTCCACGGCGACGCCGACGTGGGCCGACCGAAGGTCGACAGCGCCGTCGACTTCGTCGAGCGCCTGAACCCCGACGTCGAGGCGGTGCCCCACGAGACCCGCGTCTCGGCCGACAACGTCGCGGACCTGGTCGACGGCTACGACGTCGTCGTCGACGCCAGCGACAACTTCGCCACGCGCTACCTCGTCAACGACCACTGCACGCTCGCGGGCGTCCCCTTCTCCCACGGCGCTATCTACCGGTTCGAGGGGCAGGTTACGACGTTCCCCGGCGGGGAGGAGTCGCCGTGCTACCGCTGCCTGTTCCCCGAAGCGCCGCCGGCGGGGACGGTCCCGGACTGCGCCACGACCGGCGTGCTCGGCGTCCTCCCCGGCACGGTCGGCTGCATCCAGGCCACCGAGACGGTCAAACTGGTCCTCGGCGCGGGCGAGACGCTGGACGAGCGCGTGCTGATGTACGACGCGATGGACATGTCGTTCGAGGAGGTCCCCCTCCGGAAGAACCCGAACTGTCCGGTGTGTGGCGACGACCCGGCGATCGAGTCGGTCCACGACGTGGAGTACGCCGAGACCTGCGCCATCTCCGCGGACTGA
- a CDS encoding desampylase: MSDGDRRTDGTEPATRPTVAFSRAAYDRVVEHARTGAPAEVCGVLGGPAESGGDGPRADGRRVETALPVANVADAPRTRYELAPEEQLRRIEAIEGDGGAVVGFYHSHPRGPAGPSETDRSLATWPDASYVIVSLAGDEPAVGSWRWTGERFRRETVAVDGA; this comes from the coding sequence ATGAGCGACGGGGACCGGCGGACGGACGGGACGGAGCCGGCGACCCGCCCGACGGTCGCGTTCTCGCGGGCGGCGTACGACCGGGTCGTCGAGCACGCCCGGACGGGCGCGCCGGCGGAGGTCTGTGGCGTCCTCGGCGGTCCCGCGGAGTCGGGCGGTGACGGCCCCCGCGCGGACGGGCGGCGGGTCGAGACGGCGCTGCCGGTCGCGAACGTCGCCGACGCCCCCCGGACGCGGTACGAACTGGCCCCCGAGGAACAGCTCCGGCGGATCGAGGCGATAGAGGGCGACGGCGGCGCTGTCGTCGGGTTCTACCACTCGCACCCGCGGGGACCGGCCGGGCCGAGCGAGACGGACCGCTCGCTGGCCACCTGGCCCGACGCCTCCTACGTCATCGTCTCGCTGGCCGGCGACGAGCCGGCGGTCGGGTCGTGGCGCTGGACGGGCGAGCGGTTCCGCCGGGAGACGGTCGCGGTCGACGGCGCGTGA
- a CDS encoding cobalamin-binding protein: MNVVTLLPSATEVVYALGVEPVGVSHECDYPPEAAAKPSMNRSRVNPEASSAEINEQVVEAERTGGVYEIDVAALDAADPDLVVTQGICDVCAVDEILVERAVDGIDANPEILASDPHCLADLYDDVRRIGAATGREARAAELVESLQSRVAAVEERAALASERPRVAVLDWMEPPMVAGHWVPELVDIAGGEYGLADPGERSRPREFAEVAEYDPEVLVAAPCGFDLDRTTRNAGELTDREAWGDIAAVRDGRVHAMDGNHYMNRPGPRLVDTLEHLAGLLHPDLFDRPPADVASPLSAPAARR; this comes from the coding sequence ATGAACGTCGTCACCCTCCTCCCGTCGGCCACGGAGGTCGTCTACGCCCTCGGCGTCGAGCCGGTGGGCGTCTCCCACGAGTGCGACTACCCGCCGGAGGCGGCCGCCAAGCCGTCGATGAACCGGTCGCGGGTGAACCCCGAGGCCAGCAGCGCCGAGATAAACGAGCAGGTCGTTGAGGCCGAGCGGACCGGCGGCGTCTACGAGATCGACGTCGCGGCGCTCGACGCCGCCGACCCGGACCTGGTCGTGACGCAGGGGATCTGCGACGTCTGTGCCGTCGACGAGATACTCGTCGAACGGGCGGTCGACGGGATAGACGCGAACCCGGAGATACTGGCGAGCGACCCGCACTGCCTGGCCGACCTGTACGACGACGTGCGGCGGATCGGCGCGGCGACGGGCCGCGAGGCCCGCGCCGCGGAACTGGTCGAGAGCCTGCAGTCGCGGGTCGCCGCCGTCGAGGAGCGGGCGGCGCTGGCGTCCGAGCGCCCCCGCGTCGCCGTGCTCGACTGGATGGAGCCGCCGATGGTGGCCGGCCACTGGGTGCCGGAACTGGTCGACATCGCCGGCGGCGAGTACGGCCTCGCGGACCCGGGCGAGCGCTCGCGGCCCCGCGAGTTCGCCGAGGTGGCCGAGTACGACCCCGAGGTGCTCGTCGCGGCCCCCTGCGGGTTCGACCTCGACCGCACGACCCGCAACGCCGGGGAACTGACCGACCGCGAGGCGTGGGGCGATATCGCGGCGGTCCGCGACGGGCGGGTCCACGCGATGGACGGCAACCACTACATGAACCGGCCGGGGCCGCGGCTGGTCGACACGCTGGAGCACCTCGCCGGCCTGCTCCACCCGGACCTGTTCGACCGGCCGCCCGCGGACGTGGCGTCGCCGCTTTCCGCCCCGGCGGCCCGGCGATGA
- a CDS encoding carboxypeptidase M32, whose translation MATEAAADDVSDTYEQFLAKVKRINNVGNASSVLQWDQEVMMPEGGTPARSQQLSTLSALHHELLTDDEMAEYLDELADADLTDEQAAVVREVRREYERAARVPTDLVEEISETTSEALPKWEQAKEEDDFSVFAPVLEDLIELKREYAEHIDPDADPYAVLFADYEPYLDLETAEETLKRLREELVPLIDDIRESDADLAFDAFDGEFDVDTQEELARDVLDTLGYDWDRGRLDTAPHPFSTGTQFDARVTTRFDAEDPLGALTSTVHEFGHASYTLGLPDEHYGTPLGESRDLSVHESQSRLWENHVGRSAAFWERFLPTMKERFPQIDDVTPAEAYEAANEVYEDNLIRVEADELTYHMHIVVRFEIERELIEGDLDVEDVPEAWNDKYEEYLGVRPDTDAEGCLQDIHWSHGSFGYFPTYSLGSVLAAQLYAHAEDDIDDLAGKVREGEFEPLHDWLTENVHRHGARYTTPDLVEEATGEAFTADYFLDYATEKYGDLYDLD comes from the coding sequence ATGGCAACGGAAGCCGCCGCTGACGACGTTTCGGACACGTACGAGCAGTTCCTCGCGAAGGTCAAACGGATCAACAACGTGGGCAACGCCAGCAGCGTCCTCCAGTGGGACCAGGAGGTGATGATGCCCGAGGGCGGCACGCCCGCCCGGTCCCAGCAGCTGTCGACCCTGTCGGCGCTGCACCACGAACTCCTCACCGACGACGAGATGGCGGAGTACCTCGACGAACTGGCCGACGCGGACCTTACGGACGAGCAGGCCGCCGTCGTCCGCGAGGTGCGCCGCGAGTACGAGCGCGCGGCCCGCGTGCCGACGGACCTGGTCGAGGAGATATCCGAGACCACCTCCGAGGCGCTGCCCAAGTGGGAGCAGGCCAAGGAGGAGGACGACTTCTCCGTGTTCGCGCCCGTCCTCGAGGACCTGATCGAGCTCAAACGGGAGTACGCCGAGCACATCGACCCCGACGCCGACCCGTACGCCGTGCTGTTCGCGGACTACGAGCCGTACCTCGACCTGGAGACGGCCGAGGAGACGCTGAAACGGCTGCGCGAGGAGCTCGTGCCGCTCATCGACGACATCCGGGAGTCCGACGCGGACCTCGCGTTCGACGCCTTCGACGGCGAGTTCGACGTTGACACGCAGGAGGAACTGGCCCGCGACGTGCTCGACACGCTGGGCTACGACTGGGACCGCGGCCGCCTCGACACCGCGCCCCACCCGTTCTCGACGGGCACGCAGTTCGACGCCCGCGTCACGACGCGGTTCGACGCCGAGGACCCCCTCGGCGCGCTCACCTCGACGGTCCACGAGTTCGGCCACGCGTCGTACACGCTCGGCCTGCCCGACGAGCACTACGGCACGCCGCTGGGCGAGTCCCGGGACCTCTCGGTCCACGAGTCCCAGTCGCGGCTCTGGGAGAACCACGTCGGCCGCTCGGCGGCGTTCTGGGAGCGGTTCCTCCCGACGATGAAAGAGCGATTCCCTCAGATAGACGACGTGACGCCCGCGGAGGCCTACGAGGCCGCAAACGAGGTGTACGAGGACAACCTCATCCGCGTCGAGGCGGACGAGCTCACCTACCACATGCACATCGTCGTCCGGTTCGAGATAGAGCGCGAACTCATCGAGGGCGACCTCGACGTCGAGGACGTGCCCGAGGCCTGGAACGACAAGTACGAGGAGTACCTCGGGGTCCGGCCCGACACCGACGCCGAGGGCTGCCTGCAGGACATCCACTGGAGCCACGGCAGCTTCGGCTACTTCCCCACCTACTCGCTGGGGAGCGTCCTCGCCGCCCAGCTGTACGCCCACGCCGAGGACGACATCGACGACCTGGCGGGGAAGGTCCGCGAGGGCGAGTTCGAGCCGCTCCACGACTGGCTCACCGAGAACGTCCACCGGCACGGCGCGCGGTACACGACTCCGGACCTCGTCGAGGAGGCGACCGGCGAGGCCTTTACCGCCGACTACTTCCTCGACTACGCCACCGAGAAGTACGGCGACCTGTACGACCTCGACTGA
- a CDS encoding twin-arginine translocation signal domain-containing protein, whose amino-acid sequence MSNPSSNRRRFLAAAATMAGAAGCLNDDSPDGTQTDGVRDSDGDGVIDSQDYAPNDPDVQAKSDVVEAATEAAATTTTSPSTARETTAPPRRTTTSPTRTTSSPSRTTTRPAANTITVTRGMRESESGIVEYSAEDVTARVVSDGPSIDLREGSSVKLLVTAYQFPREDAVTYGVSDAFRLTGTREVSVDVDLPAADPPTGERVHYLAFLLPGGVSVDDASASDLAFFHESDPFVVASDDVTIRRDSHPKAAGDVSGEGYERTSIEGAYRLSFEGETQGNAWSSGFYIYKSTYVERATAPRGRSRPEYVSHAQQEGFADELAQILASDAEKNGFTEKRMQVEFVIDFVQNLPYVPDDVSTGYDDYTKFISETVVEAGGDCEDTAIMLAAVLQADPFNYDMVLIQPPEHMAAGIYGDDDLAGSYYTYEGRRYYYIETTGSGWGIGDSPERYQGESAYIHQV is encoded by the coding sequence ATGAGCAACCCTTCCTCCAACAGACGCCGGTTCCTCGCGGCTGCAGCGACGATGGCCGGCGCAGCGGGGTGTCTGAACGACGACTCCCCGGACGGCACGCAAACGGACGGCGTCCGGGACAGCGACGGCGACGGCGTCATCGACAGCCAGGACTACGCGCCAAACGACCCCGACGTCCAAGCGAAAAGCGACGTCGTCGAGGCGGCGACCGAAGCGGCCGCGACGACCACCACGTCACCGTCGACGGCCCGGGAAACGACGGCGCCGCCCCGCCGGACGACGACATCGCCCACCCGAACGACTTCATCACCCAGCCGGACGACGACCCGGCCCGCCGCGAACACGATAACGGTCACGCGAGGGATGCGCGAATCCGAGTCCGGGATCGTCGAGTACAGCGCCGAGGACGTCACGGCACGCGTCGTGTCCGACGGACCGAGCATCGACCTGCGGGAGGGGTCGAGCGTGAAACTGCTGGTGACCGCGTATCAGTTCCCGCGGGAGGACGCCGTTACCTACGGAGTCAGCGACGCGTTCCGATTGACCGGGACACGGGAGGTTTCGGTCGACGTCGACCTTCCAGCGGCCGATCCGCCGACGGGTGAGCGCGTTCACTACCTCGCCTTCCTGCTGCCGGGCGGGGTCTCCGTCGACGATGCCTCGGCCTCGGACCTCGCGTTCTTTCACGAGTCCGACCCGTTCGTCGTGGCGTCGGACGATGTCACGATCCGTCGTGATTCACACCCGAAAGCGGCCGGCGACGTCTCGGGGGAAGGGTACGAGCGGACGTCGATCGAGGGTGCCTATCGGCTCTCGTTCGAAGGGGAAACGCAGGGGAACGCGTGGTCGAGTGGCTTCTATATTTACAAATCGACGTACGTCGAACGGGCGACCGCACCTCGAGGGCGGTCACGTCCGGAGTACGTTTCCCACGCCCAACAGGAGGGGTTTGCCGACGAACTCGCGCAGATCCTGGCGTCCGACGCCGAGAAAAACGGGTTCACCGAGAAACGGATGCAAGTCGAGTTCGTGATAGACTTCGTCCAGAACCTGCCGTACGTTCCCGACGACGTGAGCACCGGATACGACGATTACACTAAGTTCATCTCCGAAACCGTCGTCGAGGCGGGCGGGGACTGCGAGGACACGGCGATCATGCTCGCGGCGGTGTTGCAGGCCGATCCGTTCAACTACGACATGGTGCTCATTCAGCCACCGGAGCACATGGCCGCCGGGATATACGGGGACGATGACCTCGCCGGGTCGTACTACACGTACGAGGGACGGCGATACTACTACATCGAAACCACCGGATCGGGATGGGGTATCGGCGACAGCCCCGAGCGATATCAGGGGGAGAGCGCGTACATCCACCAAGTCTGA
- a CDS encoding M20 family metallopeptidase yields the protein MTEVADLTRDLVSVPSHGDETAAGDRIEDWLRAETDATVRRDDAGNVFARRGTGDRTLALVGHHDVVPPDGSQVDGDGGYAVDARDGRLYGRGTADMKGAVAAAMCAFRDADPACELAFASFVGEEAGGEGARHAIDRGFAPDWAVVGEGSTGYSAPGVTDVAVAHKGRRGSTLTARGEAAHASEAEAGENAVYRACDAVDVLREMDAPTVEVAGETVTGSVVVTGIDGGSAWNVVPERCEVTVDERTVPGERAPLARAEAVDGVEWTVDQDLPPMRCDDDAFADAVLATADDAQSASSERVVKPHATDAGWLSEAGTDCVVCGPAEPGEAHTADESVSLDVLERCYRIYRDVASRV from the coding sequence ATGACCGAAGTCGCGGACCTGACGCGCGACCTCGTCTCGGTCCCGAGCCACGGGGACGAGACGGCCGCGGGCGACCGCATCGAGGACTGGCTCCGGGCCGAGACCGACGCCACCGTGCGGCGCGACGACGCCGGCAACGTGTTCGCGCGGCGGGGGACGGGCGACCGGACGCTCGCGCTGGTCGGGCACCACGACGTGGTGCCGCCCGACGGGTCGCAGGTCGACGGCGACGGCGGCTACGCCGTGGACGCCCGCGACGGCCGGCTGTACGGCCGCGGGACGGCGGACATGAAGGGCGCGGTCGCGGCCGCGATGTGTGCGTTCCGCGACGCCGACCCCGCCTGCGAACTCGCCTTCGCCAGTTTCGTCGGCGAGGAGGCCGGCGGCGAGGGCGCGCGCCACGCCATCGACCGGGGGTTCGCCCCGGACTGGGCGGTGGTCGGCGAGGGCTCGACCGGCTACTCCGCGCCGGGCGTGACCGACGTGGCCGTCGCCCACAAGGGCCGCCGGGGGTCCACGCTCACGGCCCGCGGCGAGGCGGCCCACGCCAGCGAGGCCGAGGCGGGCGAGAACGCCGTCTACCGCGCCTGCGACGCCGTCGACGTGCTCCGGGAGATGGACGCGCCGACCGTCGAGGTGGCGGGCGAGACGGTGACCGGGAGCGTCGTCGTCACCGGGATCGACGGCGGGTCGGCGTGGAACGTCGTCCCGGAGCGCTGCGAGGTCACGGTCGACGAGCGGACCGTGCCCGGCGAGCGCGCGCCGCTCGCCCGCGCCGAGGCGGTCGACGGCGTCGAGTGGACCGTCGACCAGGACCTCCCGCCGATGCGCTGTGACGACGACGCCTTCGCCGACGCCGTCCTCGCGACCGCGGACGACGCACAGTCGGCGTCGTCCGAGCGCGTCGTCAAACCTCACGCCACCGACGCCGGGTGGCTCTCGGAGGCGGGCACGGACTGTGTCGTCTGTGGCCCCGCCGAACCGGGCGAGGCCCACACGGCCGACGAGAGCGTCTCGCTCGACGTACTGGAGCGGTGCTACCGGATATATCGCGACGTGGCGTCCCGCGTCTGA
- a CDS encoding protoglobin domain-containing protein — translation MDPSQEFGIGGLNRFVDADKLTDQIGLDAEEIAWRKEFIGFDEEDKRRLASLEPLLRENQQEIADAFYDNLTQYEQTVDVIGRSPKNVEQLKRTQKAYLVSLSTGDYDDEYFTNRALIGKLHEILDMPLKHYVGQYGLYYDLILTRVDERVQQQVVTAIEEWVAEREDDEAGLDRVVSALRGLGGEDGDDEDGLDDSLERTVRDAIHDGMQDVLALLRVLNLDLQVASDTYVDSYSQRLERAIAKQREIANEVENDLQPPVVQLKQSSASVAESASTIHDHAERQASGVNSAAADIQELSASAQEVASVADDVRETSERAVGVAEDGADAGERALEALAAVEETTEELLDAAETVEDRADDIADVVDRVGDVVDRTSVLATNAKVEANRGSRDGPAATIADELESFVDRTRSDLEEVQDAADAVAAEATDTRAAVEAASEQVQSGREEVAAAVDSLSDLEGTVENSAAGMQEVAAAADQQARSVTALSETVEELAEAADAVATEAQTVASASEQQAASARHVAEAVEKLSVDPVEEEERVYEKV, via the coding sequence ATGGACCCGTCACAGGAGTTCGGGATAGGTGGCCTGAACAGGTTCGTCGACGCCGACAAGCTCACGGACCAGATCGGCTTGGACGCCGAGGAGATCGCCTGGCGGAAGGAGTTCATCGGCTTCGACGAGGAGGACAAACGCCGGCTGGCGAGCCTCGAACCGCTCCTCCGCGAGAACCAACAGGAGATAGCGGACGCGTTCTACGACAACCTGACCCAGTACGAGCAGACGGTCGACGTCATCGGCCGGTCGCCGAAGAACGTCGAGCAGCTAAAGCGCACGCAGAAGGCGTATCTGGTGTCGCTGTCGACCGGCGACTACGACGACGAGTACTTCACCAACCGGGCGCTCATCGGCAAGCTCCACGAGATACTCGACATGCCGCTCAAACACTACGTGGGGCAGTACGGGCTGTACTACGACCTCATCCTCACCCGGGTCGACGAGCGCGTCCAGCAGCAGGTCGTGACGGCCATCGAGGAGTGGGTCGCCGAGCGGGAGGACGACGAGGCCGGCCTCGACCGCGTCGTCAGCGCGCTGCGGGGCCTCGGCGGTGAGGACGGCGACGACGAGGACGGCCTCGACGACTCGCTGGAGAGGACGGTCCGTGACGCCATCCACGACGGCATGCAGGACGTGCTCGCGCTGTTGCGGGTCCTCAACCTCGACCTGCAGGTGGCGAGCGACACGTACGTCGACTCCTACAGCCAGCGGCTCGAACGCGCCATCGCGAAACAGCGCGAGATCGCAAACGAGGTCGAGAACGACCTCCAGCCGCCGGTCGTCCAGCTGAAGCAGTCGTCGGCGTCGGTCGCCGAGAGCGCGTCGACGATCCACGACCACGCCGAGCGGCAGGCGTCCGGCGTGAACAGCGCCGCCGCGGACATCCAGGAGCTCTCCGCCAGCGCCCAGGAGGTCGCGTCCGTCGCGGACGACGTCCGGGAGACCAGCGAGCGCGCCGTCGGCGTCGCCGAGGACGGGGCCGACGCGGGCGAGCGGGCGCTCGAAGCGCTGGCGGCCGTCGAGGAGACCACGGAGGAACTGCTCGACGCCGCCGAGACGGTCGAGGACCGCGCCGACGACATCGCGGACGTCGTCGACCGGGTCGGCGACGTGGTCGACCGCACGTCGGTGCTGGCGACGAACGCGAAGGTCGAGGCCAACCGGGGGTCCCGGGACGGGCCGGCCGCGACCATCGCCGACGAACTGGAGTCGTTCGTCGACCGGACGCGTTCGGACCTGGAGGAGGTCCAGGACGCCGCCGACGCCGTCGCGGCGGAGGCGACCGACACCCGGGCGGCCGTCGAGGCGGCGAGCGAGCAGGTCCAGTCGGGCCGGGAGGAGGTCGCCGCCGCCGTCGACTCGCTGTCCGACCTGGAGGGGACCGTCGAGAACTCGGCGGCGGGCATGCAGGAGGTGGCCGCGGCGGCCGACCAGCAGGCCCGCAGCGTCACCGCGCTCTCCGAGACGGTCGAGGAACTGGCGGAGGCCGCCGACGCCGTCGCGACGGAGGCCCAGACCGTCGCCAGTGCCAGCGAGCAGCAGGCCGCGAGCGCGCGCCACGTCGCCGAGGCGGTCGAGAAGCTCTCGGTCGACCCGGTCGAGGAGGAAGAGCGGGTGTACGAGAAGGTCTGA